The Elaeis guineensis isolate ETL-2024a chromosome 3, EG11, whole genome shotgun sequence region CAAATGATGCATTCAATGAGATATGTTGGTTATGAAAATAAGAAAACCTGCATATTTGAAAAAATATGCATGACAAGTACATTGTAGTCTGTGCATTTGATGCAATGTGGAAGCTCTTGGCGGATGGCAATGACATGAGCAAAACATCATAGTCAATAGTTCTATCAGTTACAGCATGGTCATATCAAACCTTCACATGCTAAATTTAAGGAATTTAACGTGTACATCCAGCAATCTGGTTGAGTTTTAAATATCCTGTACACCTTACCATGttatgaatttcaaaaaaaaaaaaagaaaaatttttatttattttacctGATCACCAGCTTCTGGCCCCTCAGAATGGAAAAGAATAGGGCGGCAACGCTtgtcttcattcatcaagcttgaGTTCTGGAAGTGGGCAACAAGTGCTGCTTTGCCCTGAATTCTAGCATATGCCAATGAGGCAACTTTTTCACTGTTAAACTTCTCCCATTTTTTCCCACTGAATGCCTGTACATGAATCCAAAAGCTTAGCACACTTTTTCTCAATTTCACAAATTTTTATGAGTTAACTCTACTTTATACTTCCAAAAGTTAAATTCAGTACGAAAGAAATACTATGCCTTGTCTGAGGTTTAGGTTGGTTAGACATGACTACTTGTTTGTCAAATATAGGGCTCAAGCATATAATATCATCATCTTAAAGACAGCATAAAATTTGCAAAAAATACTTATAAATGCTTATGACTATAATGTAAAAAGCAATCATAGGAGTGGAGGTAACACCTGATAAAACGAGATGATATGAGAAGGGGACACCATGTTTATAAATGCATAACCAACATTGCATTTATTCTGCACATTTGGAAGGTCAACATCAAATTCAGCTAAAGAAGACATGGTCAAAGTACTTTTTGCAAATTCACTAAGAGTACCTTAAAATCAATTGGCAGGTAGAGGAAATCATAGGTACCCTTATGACTTTCATCTATGGTTGCTAACAACATCTTGGAGGTGTACCTGGAAAGCAGTTATCACACATCAGTATCTCCATTAAAACAAAGAAAATCTCTCATCAGCATAAGTTCACCATAACATAAATGTGGCTTACTTATTTGGAATGTTTTTTATCATTAATGTTGTTCGGGTATCTTCCCCACTGACAATTTTTTCCAAGTCAAGCTGATACTGCTTGATATCTACTTGACTCCCACTGTTGTCAACTCGGCGACTGCGACCTCGCTCAACCAGGCCCTCACTGCTAACAGAACCTGATCCAGAATAAGGTGCATTGCCAAAGAATGTATGGCCCAGTCTCTGTGAGGAAATCATTCTGAAATTAGGTGAACTATTATCAGATATATTTCCAGATAAAGCAATCCCAGGATTCATAGAGGCCCGAGCACTCATATTCAACATTAAGCTTCCATCATTTCGACTGATAGCCATGTTTCCGTATGTGACCTGGCTCATGAAAGATGTATCCTGTGACTCAGGAACAAAACCGAAGTGCCTTTCGAAAGGAAGACCCGAGGGAGCTGACCCCACATGATGGTGATGGTGAGAGTGTGATGACCCAATGAAAGAACCATGGTGATTTGAATAAAGAAATCCCTGCCCTCGTGcatggccattggaagtgaatGAGTGCCCAATAGATGGTGACTGCCAAGCAGATGATTGGGAATGCTCTGAATAAGGAGTTAGACTGCCCCAGAGAAACTGAGGTCCACTCAATGTTCCAACCCCAGATGCATTTGAAGTTGAAAGACCAAAAGAAGATAGGGTTCCTGGACTGGAGCTTGCAACTCCATTATTATGCCCCGGAAAGGAATGAGAATGCTGAAATGCAACACCATGTGATGAGCTGCTATTAGAGGAAAGCTGTTCTATTTGGTTACCCCGGTTTTGGTCTTTCCCAATTGGTGCAATTTTCATAGAGTTTGACATCACAGGAGTTAGTACAGAAGCTGATCCAGGCAAATGGTTGATGCCCATAGAGCTCATTGCTCCCCCAGCTGGGGATTTGCTGAGAGCTTGAAGTGGATTGTTATCACTTGGACTGCCATATTGTGCCCATGTACCTGTCATCAAAGAGGCATCCAATTCAGCTCATGAAAAAAGGCAAAATTAATACATATTGGCCATGACAGGTACATGGGCCTCAACTAAGACCAACAGTAACAAATGTACCTGGAGGAGAGTTGGTTATAGGTGATCCCAAATGATGCCTATAAATTCTGGTTTCATCTTGTTCCAATTCATGAGTCAATTGCTGCATCAAGCTGAATTCAGGAAGTGAACTTTTTTAGGATTTTCACCACAAATCACTTAAGAGTGATTACAAATTAAAACATAGCTCATGACACATGCGGTAAACATGTCTTCCACATACTACGGCTAAAATTGACATTCTGTTTACACCATTTATATCATGTAACACATAATCTCTGCATATGCAGCTTATATTATTTGCATTATGAGTATGTGCAACCTGTGTAACATTGACAGGCATAAAAATGTGCACTCACACACAAAGGGTGGGAGTGAGGGATGGAGACAGCACTTACCCCTTACACAGTATTTTTAGGGAAAATGTGCGATCAAGAACCAGAAATCAATATGAAAATCCCCAATAAGAAACAAATCTAGACTGACCAATTCCAGCAGCGGCAATCAACTCGGCGAAATTTATTTTGAAGAAataatgaaaggtgaaaacttcaAAATGTTATAATCGAATAAGTATCCATCCTTCCAACAATTGCAAGCCTATGATCGGCAAAAAATTTAAACTCCATAATCCTTTCCAGTTTGATCTTATGAAAGGCACACAAATTGGTTGAACATAACAGACCACAAGGCCCATAAGAGGCTTTCATTGGCTTCAGGCAGAGATTCTCTTCAAAGGCATTTGTTACATCCTTGATCTTATAAACCTACACATCCTACAAGGCAAATACACA contains the following coding sequences:
- the LOC105041001 gene encoding protein MEI2-like 2 produces the protein MEQASGGLKPTGPSNISAVKTMQKVRSSAWGIPSGSNAYHGSSDASLFSSSLPVLPHEKLIDEASSEINKLSKKMEGKDSVDDLDFHGIGSLLPDDEEELLAGIMDDFDLNGLPSHVEELEEYDLFGSGGGIELDSDPIESLTIGMAKASIADSYTGNGINQYSLPNGVGTIAGEHPYGEHPSRTLFVRNINSNVEDSELRSLFEQYGDIRSLYTACKHRGFVMISYYDIRAARTAMRALQNKPLRRRKLDIHFSIPKDNPSDKDMNQGTLVIFNLDPSVSNDDLRQIFGVYGEVKEIRETPHKRHHKFIEFYDVRAAEAALRALNKSDIAGKRIKLEPSRPGGARRNLMQQLTHELEQDETRIYRHHLGSPITNSPPGTWAQYGSPSDNNPLQALSKSPAGGAMSSMGINHLPGSASVLTPVMSNSMKIAPIGKDQNRGNQIEQLSSNSSSSHGVAFQHSHSFPGHNNGVASSSPGTLSSFGLSTSNASGVGTLSGPQFLWGSLTPYSEHSQSSAWQSPSIGHSFTSNGHARGQGFLYSNHHGSFIGSSHSHHHHHVGSAPSGLPFERHFGFVPESQDTSFMSQVTYGNMAISRNDGSLMLNMSARASMNPGIALSGNISDNSSPNFRMISSQRLGHTFFGNAPYSGSGSVSSEGLVERGRSRRVDNSGSQVDIKQYQLDLEKIVSGEDTRTTLMIKNIPNKYTSKMLLATIDESHKGTYDFLYLPIDFKNKCNVGYAFINMVSPSHIISFYQAFSGKKWEKFNSEKVASLAYARIQGKAALVAHFQNSSLMNEDKRCRPILFHSEGPEAGDQEAFPLNGMNIRLRPQDGTVSGGDLAGSPTKDNPNEKPEKSTLAEGSEV